The Lytechinus pictus isolate F3 Inbred chromosome 15, Lp3.0, whole genome shotgun sequence genome contains a region encoding:
- the LOC129277811 gene encoding mitochondrial S-adenosylmethionine carrier protein-like, with the protein MNEDKPPFHVALAAGAIAGVSVDASLFPIDTVKTRLQSSQGFWKTGGFRGIYSGILPAFLGSAPSAALFFTTYEAAKSVGNTYVPQQYDPLVHMAAASCGEVMACLIRVPTEVVKQRAQATRQASSGIFLHALQGEGVTGLYRGYFVTLLREIPFSLIQFPLWEFTKKMWGGHRGRPVDAWQSAVCGSFAGGIAAAVTTPLDVMKTRIMLASKDSSLGRGVVSKVAGNIIREKGLRGLFAGVVPRVMWISIGGFVFLGMYEKSKIVMLRFQNQRLTYSKET; encoded by the coding sequence ATGAATGAAGATAAGCCACCATTCCATGTGGCCCTGGCTGCTGGGGCGATAGCTGGTGTTTCTGTTGATGCCTCCCTCTTCCCAATAGACACGGTCAAGACGCGTCTTCAAAGCTCGCAAGGTTTCTGGAAAACAGGAGGATTTCGTGGGATTTACTCTGGTATCTTGCCTGCCTTTTTAGGCTCGGCCCCGTCCGCTGCTCTGTTCTTTACCACATATGAGGCAGCAAAGTCTGTCGGAAACACGTACGTCCCGCAGCAGTATGATCCCTTGGTGCACATGGCTGCAGCGTCGTGCGGTGAGGTCATGGCGTGTTTGATACGAGTACCGACCGAGGTTGTCAAGCAGCGAGCTCAGGCCACTCGGCAGGCGAGTAGCGGTATCTTCCTCCACGCACTCCAGGGTGAGGGCGTGACTGGACTCTACAGGGGCTACTTTGTGACCTTGCTACGGGAGATCCCCTTCTCCCTAATCCAGTTCCCCTTGTGGGAGTTTACCAAGAAGATGTGGGGCGGTCATCGAGGCCGTCCTGTGGATGCCTGGCAGTCGGCTGTCTGTGGATCCTTTGCGGGAGGCATTGCCGCTGCTGTGACCACTCCTCTCGATGTCATGAAGACCAGGATCATGCTTGCATCGAAAGACAGCAGTCTAGGTAGAGGAGTGGTTTCTAAGGTTGCTGGGAACATCATCAGGGAGAAAGGATTAAGAGGACTCTTTGCTGGTGTTGTACCTCGGGTTATGTGGATTTCAATAGGAGGGTTTGTGTTCCTAGGCATGTATGAAAAGTCAAAGATAGTAATGCTACGCTTTCAAAATCAAAGACTAACATATTCTAAAGAAACATAA
- the LOC129278397 gene encoding mitochondrial S-adenosylmethionine carrier protein-like, with amino-acid sequence MSDQIPSLPAALLAGGVTGTIVDCTLHPIDTIKTRLQTPGGLWKAGGFRGSFAGILPVLIVTAPNSAIFFGIYETAKALGEAHLPAKYEPWIMMSGATAGEVSSLLIRVPAEVVKQRAQATRKPSLAILRDVLKQDGYRGLYRGFASTVLRDAPYAFVQYPLWELCKRIWARQQGYPVTVWQSGICGAIAGGFAGIVTTPCDVVKTRVMLGGQGSKGHIDRIPDILRTLLKEKGVRGLFYGVVPRFIWMSVGGAYFLGLYEKCKIQFMQYV; translated from the coding sequence ATGAGTGATCAGATCCCATCTCTTCCTGCGGCACTCCTGGCTGGAGGCGTGACAGGAACTATCGTAGACTGTACCCTCCATCCCATCGACACCATCAAGACCAGACTACAGACTCCTGGTGGCTTGTGGAAAGCCGGTGGGTTCCGAGGTTCTTTTGCCGGTATCTTGCCTGTTCTCATAGTAACGGCTCCCAACTCGGCCATATTCTTTGGCATCTATGAGACTGCAAAGGCACTTGGTGAGGCGCATCTCCCGGCGAAGTACGAGCCATGGATCATGATGTCCGGTGCAACGGCCGGGGAAGTGTCTTCGTTGTTGATACGGGTTCCTGCGGAAGTCGTCAAACAACGTGCCCAGGCCACTAGGAAACCCAGCCTCGCCATCCTACGGGATGTTCTGAAGCAAGACGGATACCGTGGCCTTTACAGAGGATTTGCCAGTACGGTCTTAAGGGACGCACCGTATGCCTTTGTTCAGTATCCGCTGTGGGAACTCTGCAAGAGGATCTGGGCAAGGCAGCAGGGATATCCGGTGACGGTGTGGCAGTCGGGTATATGTGGTGCTATAGCGGGTGGTTTTGCGGGAATCGTCACGACACCCTGCGATGTGGTGAAGACAAGAGTCATGCTTGGAGGACAAGGATCCAAGGGCCACATTGATCGTATTCCAGATATCCTCAGAACTCTACTCAAGGAGAAGGGGGTTAGGGGATTGTTCTATGGAGTTGTGCCTCGTTTCATTTGGATGTCTGTTGGTGGGGCATACTTCCTTGGGCTCTATGAAAAGTGCAAAATTCAATTTATGCAGTATGTGTAA
- the LOC129278399 gene encoding peptidyl-prolyl cis-trans isomerase-like 3: MSSVTLHTDVGDIKIELFCDQVPRTCENFLALCASDYYNDCLFHRNIPGFMVQTGDPTGTGKGGTSCWGKKLEDELDDDLKHNIRGVVSMANNGPNTIGSQFFITYGKQPHLDMKYTIIGKVIDGLETLDELEKLRINEKNFRPLTECRIKTVTIHANPIADDAS; the protein is encoded by the exons ATGAGT TCGGTGACACTCCACACAGATGTTGGTGATATCAAGATAGAGTTATTTTGTGATCAGGTGCCCAGGACTTGTGAGAACTTCTTAGCATTGTGTGCCAGCGATTACTACAATGACTGTCTCTTTCACAG AAATATCCCAGGCTTCATGGTACAGACGGGGGATCCAACAGGAACCGGGAAGGGTGGAACTAGCTGCTGGGGAAAGAAACTTGAAGATGAACTCGATGATGATTTAAAG CATAATATACGAGGGGTCGTTTCCATGGCGAACAATGGACCAAATACCATTGGGTCACAATTCTTCATCACGTATGGAAAGCAGCCTCATCTTGACATGAAATACACCATCATTGGAAA AGTCATTGATGGCCTAGAGACTTTGGACGAGCTTGAGAAGTTAAGAATCAACGAGAAAAACTTCCGACCTCTGACAGAATGTAGAATCAAGACAGTTACAATACATGCCAACCCCATAGCTGATGACGCATCATAG